AATAAACATTCTTTAATCACAGTAATTAAGACTTTTACAAAACCTCTTTCTCCTTTATCTTGAAACTCTTAAAGAAACCCCTGGAGCAGTGTGTAAATGTTCTTAATATTCCAGTAAACAGGCACATGAACTCACCATGAAGCATTTGcttttatactgtatatagagaAGTCCCATCACTGACCCATGGCTCAgtttgtactgtatatatagtgTAGCACAAGGCTGGATAGAGTAGGGGACAGACTGTATGTAACAGAAATGTCAAGAGGATCAGTTTAAATGCTTAGAAACACCCTCTCCTTTACATCAAAGTCCTCGTTTGAGAGTCCATCAGAGCCACCAGAAACGCACATAGATGATGAGTGTGATGAAGAACACTGTCACCGCGGCCACCTTGGCATACGTGGAGCGAGTGTTCAGGTATTTGGCATCGCTGCGGTACTTTTTGGACATTGTGGACAGATTGCTGGCTTTTGTGTCGAGAGCTGAGGGGAATATAAGCATCGAGATGAACTTCTCCTTAGCAATAAATGTTCACTTAGCTTTGCAAAGATTCAGGGCAACAGGAACAGCTTACAATAAAATGCAATCCAAAACTACTAAGATTTCCTGTGAagtaaaatcaacacacagtgacacatacacagaacaGAATATGTACCTTTTCTAAGAGACAGTCATAAAAGCAAAATAGTGATTGGTTGAATTCGATCATCAGGTgttaattaacttttttttttttttttaaactacttACCAGAAAGAGCTTCTCCTCTTTGCAGAACTTCCTCAATATTTGCCACCATGATTCTCTGGACATCCTGTAGCTCTGTGTTAATACTGCCCATGTTTCTCCTGGCCCTGCTATCGATGTATGACTTCTTAGTTTTCTGGATGTATGTGTCTGAAACAATGAATGCACGAGACAAGTTCGGTCAAGGATTTGGTTCTTTATGCTTAATGTCAAAGACACAATGTTTCTTGAAAGCAGCAGATCCCAAACAGTCTTACCAAACTCGATGAAAGAGTACGGCCTCGTCACTGTGTGCACTCTTCTTCCATACTGGTCGTAGAATTCACTGTGGAGGTCTTCCAGGTATGCAAAAGCCATCTTTTTAGGAAATGAAGCCTCACAGAGGAACAGGTAGCAGACACCTTGTGCTATTACATAGCTGGAAACAAAAAACGCATGTTCAAGCCAAATCACTGGTTATTATAAGGTGGTTTTAGGCTGAATTTCCACTTTGAGAACACACTCAAAAGTGAATCTGGTGCTTGTGGGGGCTTACTGAAAGTTCATGTCCCCGGCCTCCAGCGTGCAGCGGTCCGGACTCTGAGCGTTGAGTTTACGGCACAGCTGCTTGGCCTGGCTCTGGTACTGCTGGAGGTCTCttcctgactgacagacagtaTATAAGCAAAGACTGGTTGGAGTCAGAACTGCTGTACGAAAATCGTGTTATATAAGGATTTATTAAAATGGCACAAATCGCGTTTTATGGAGGGAGATTAAGTTTGAGAATGTGATGTAAAATTCTTGCTCACTGGCAGACGGAGAAAACGTTGCATTCAGTGTAAAGTCTGAAACCCTTTACAGATATTTGATCAACATTTCGGCAGCAACCCGTACAattatatttgtatatttaaaatgtttagcTAAACTTTAGTGTAGGTCTTTTATTCCAACAACTCTTTTCAATAGCAATGTACTTACTGTGATGGACAACAGTTAACCGtcctttacattttaaatgaagttaCACTTAAAATTAACTGCTACTTCATGGATTGTGGAGTTATATACGGAGTTTCCCAAAGTACTACAAATACAAGGCAAAGGgttaatttttgtttttggaaactCTACTCTTCGGATACGCTAGCTTTCATTAAATCCGACattttttgaatggagtttggcgtCTGACGCCACATACTGAACGTAGCTTTCATTCACACCTGCTCATCCTCCTGTATGGACGCAGCGAGCGGCAGTCCGTCCGCCACGCGAGCGATCAGCGTCAATGAAGTCATCTCGATGGAGGTCAAAAATCGGCCGTGTCAGCTGCCGCTTTTGTCAGACACAGTAAACTTCTCAAACTTagtgtgtttttactgtcaaCTTCGACGATGCAGGGGCAGTGAGCTGGACGGAAGTAGACGGTGCGCCGGTGAATTGGGCCCGAGTGGCAACATAAAATTTCCACAGCATAAAGGGGTATGACGCTTCCAAAATTGTATGGCAAATGAGGGGGATTTTGGTGTTTTGCGCTTAATATAACAGTTATTTCTGGGAGATTGAGCTATTTTCAAAATTCGCATTAGCTTGTTTATTTCTCCAATCAGTAGGCACTATTTGACCACTTTAACAGAGTATCCGGCATGAGCTCCAGCAGTCCGACCAGACAGCTggcagacggacagactgcTTCTCCACTGCTGATGCCTGTATTGAGCTGAGAGGTGCGGATGCGGTCTGTCTGGGTCCTCCGTCTGGAGTGAAGCCTCTCTGAAGGAAAGCCAGAGGAAGGACCCCCTAACCATGGACAAACCAGAAAGGTAATTTTGCCTCATTGCTGTGCctttattttgcatgtgtgtttttttttcttcatgtggtTCCGTGTATTCGATATGGTCTCGACGTTTCCTGCTGGCCGTGGAATGGCTGTTCTTTTCCCATcttttgttattatttgtttaAGGAGCCCTGCTCTTTAGTTTTTCCTCACGCATGTTGTATAATGAGACGGTGTTTCCAATTTTGcagctttctcctctcctgttcctTCATTTGCTTGTAAAATAGTATGAAATAGCCCGGTGGTGCACCGTCTGTGGGCTGCATCTGCAGCTTTTATCTGAATAAATACACACGACAAATTAAAGCCGTTTAGAGGATATGATGTGTGCGAAGCAGCTGACTGTGCAGCCACTGCGTTTAGGACAAACCAAGCCATACGGGGATCAATCACTCTGCGTCTTCCAGAGCCCAGTGCCAAACACCGAGTCATTTCACCGTAGTGTTAGCCACTCTGCTGCGGGCGCTACATGCCGATATGACGGTGGAGATGGGGGCACTGCGCAGCCACTCAGTATTAAACCCCAGAGCGCCACAGAAAACCCCCATTCACTAACAGAGATGACCCGGCGGCTTGGCACAGTGGCATCCTCAGCAGCTTCAAAGGCCTTATTGTTGCGGTGCAGCTGGCACCGCCGCGCGCACGTTCTCATTGGTGTTTTCCCAGACCGTCGTGTGCGTGACTCACAACTCGGCGAAAGCGTctattttattgtcttttctaGACTGTGTTTGAATTCCGGGGTGGGGCGCTTCATGACTAATTGATTATGAAAATTTAGTGATTCCCAGCCTGGAGTTCAGGGGATTTCCTCCCTTGCGAAATGAAGAATGGTTTAGTTCCATTCCTCAGAGAGGCTCGCCGGTTTTTGATGATTACGGGGAGCGCACTCTTCCTCTGAATATCTCTACTGAGGACAGACGCTCCTCAGATGATTTCCCCAGAGACAAAACATTCATCAAGAGGCCCATCATTGATCTGAAGGCTGTTCTGCTCGGGACTGCTGATGTACATGTTTGACCATGCCTTGTCACTTCTCTACCTGTCTCCAGGTGTGCCTGTAATGCTCAGG
The Chaetodon auriga isolate fChaAug3 chromosome 12, fChaAug3.hap1, whole genome shotgun sequence genome window above contains:
- the sec22ba gene encoding vesicle-trafficking protein SEC22b-A; the encoded protein is MTSLTLIARVADGLPLAASIQEDEQSGRDLQQYQSQAKQLCRKLNAQSPDRCTLEAGDMNFHYVIAQGVCYLFLCEASFPKKMAFAYLEDLHSEFYDQYGRRVHTVTRPYSFIEFDTYIQKTKKSYIDSRARRNMGSINTELQDVQRIMVANIEEVLQRGEALSALDTKASNLSTMSKKYRSDAKYLNTRSTYAKVAAVTVFFITLIIYVRFWWL